The Amycolatopsis sp. QT-25 genomic sequence AGCAGTGTCGTCTTGCCCGACCCGTTGACGCCGACCAGACCGATCCGGTCGCCCGGCCCGATCCGCCACGTGACGTGGTCGAGCAGGGTGCGGTCGCCGACGGTCAACGTGGCGTCCTCGATTTCCAGCACGGTCTTCCCCAGCCGGCGGCGGGCGAACGCCTGCAGCTCGACCGAATCCCGCGGCTCCGGCACGTCGGAGATCAAGGCCTCCGCCGCCTCGACACGGTAGCGCGGCTTCGACGTCCTGGCCTGCGGACCGCGACGCAGCCATGCGAGCTCTTTACGAGCCAGGTTCTGCCGCTTTTCCTCGGCCGTCGCCGCCAGCCTCGCCCGCTCGGCCCGCGCGAAGATCCAGTCCGCGTATCCGCCTTCGTACTGCTCGACGCGACCGTTGGCGACCTCCCAGGTCACACTCGCGACCGTGTCGAGGAACCACCGGTCGTGGGTGACGACCACGACCGCGATCTTGCGGTTGAGCAGGTGATCCGCGAGCCAGCGCACACCTTCCACGTCCAGGTGGTTGGTGGGCTCGTCGAGGACGACGAGATCCAGTTCACCGGTGAGGGCGGCCGCCAACGCCACGCGGCGCCGTTCGCCACCGGACAGGTTCGCCGTCGCCTTCTCGATTCCGAGAGCGGTGATGCCCAGACCGTCCATAATGGACCGGACTCGCGCGTCAGCGGCCCACTCGTGCTCCGCGCCGTAGCGCTCCAGTACGACATCTCCGACCGTGCTGCCGTCGGGAAGTTCGGTCCGCTGGGTGACCACGGCCATCCGCAGGCCACGGACTTGGCTGACGCGTCCCGTATCCGGCTCGGCGATCCCCGCGAGGACCTCCAGCAGCGTCGTCTTTCCGCCCCCGTTGAGACCGACGACACCGATACGCTGCCCCTCCGCCACACCGAGCGAAACACCGTCGAGCAGCGGGCGCACCCCGAAGGACTTGCTCACCGACTCCAGGTTGACCAAGTTGGCCATGCCTCAGCCGATCCTTTCCGAAAGCTTGCAACACAACGAATTAGTCGGTGTCCATTTCGGACACCCTCATGCGTGCACCCGAGGCGGCGACGGCCGCGGCGCGTCATCCCCGCCGACCAGCCGGGCCCCGGGAACCGGCCCGTGTGCGACACGCACCGTGCGACAGACCCCCGCACCGGACAGCTCCGCGGCGACCTCGACGGCGGACTGCGCGTCCGCGCACAGAAAGGCGCAGGTCGGCCCGGATCCGGACACGGTGCCGGCGAGCGCGCCCGCGTTGACCCCCGCCCGCAACGTACGCCGCAATCCCGGCCGCAACGAGACCGCCGCCGCCTGCAGGTCATTGCCGAGAAGCAACGCCAGCTGCCGCGGATCACCGGAGGCCAGCGCCTCGACCACCGGAGTGTGCGAACCGATCCGAGGCGGGCTGCCCTCTTCGCGCAACCTGTCCAGCTCGCCGAACACCCGCGGAGTCGAAAGACCACGCTGGTCGAACGCCAGAACCCAGTGGAACGTGTGCCTCGACAAGACCGGCACCAGCTGCTCACCTCGGCCGGTGCCCAGCGCCGTTCCGCCGTAGAGAGCGAAAGGAACATCGCTGCCGAGCTTCGCGGCGATACCCGCCAATTCGTCTCGGGAGATGTCGAGCTTCCAGAGCGACGCGAGGCCCACCAGGGTCGCGGCCGCGTCGGCGCTGCCACCGGCCATCCCACCCGCTACCGGGATGCCTTTGCGCAGCACCACTCGGACCTTGGGCTCGCCGTCCGCCTTGCCGACGTGGGCCGCCAATGCCTGCGCCGCCTTCCAGGCGAGGTTGTTGGCCCCTGTCGGCACTGCGCCTTCACCTTCGCCGTACACCTCGACGCCGGGATCTTCAGTGACCGCGACGGTCACCTCATCGGTCAGGGAAAGCGCCTGGAACACGGTCACCAACTCGTGGTAGCCGTCCGGGCGTACGTCACCGACCGACAGGTGCAGGTTGACCTTGGCGGGGACCCTGACGGTCACTGGGGGCGGTACGACGGCGAGCACCAGTCAAGACTACGTGGCCGCTCCCCTTGCGCTGTCAGCAGGAGAAAGGAGAACGGGACGAGTCAGACACGAAACGGGCCGTCCGGACAGGTTTCGTCCTGGGCGGCCCGTTCGCGGGGAAATCAGGCGGCGACGCCCTGCGGTCCGCGGACCGGGTGGGTCACATGGCCGCCGCGTTCGACGATCCAGGCGAGCGCGGCGTCCGCGCGCTCACCGCGCACACCGAGGCGGAACCGGCCGACCGGCGTGTCACCGATCCGGGTCAGGCCGCCGCCGATGGTGGCGAGTTCGACGTCGAAGCGACCGGCGGCTTCCGGCAGCAGCGCACCGACCGAAGCGAAGCCGATGAGCACGACGTCCACCGCTCGATCGTACTTCGACGCCTGCGCCCGTCCGGTCTCGATCGCGGGAAGCAGCGCCTGCGCGGTCCGGCTGTTCGGGTCGGAGACCAGGTCGAGCACGGTTCCCCGTTCGATGATCGCTCCGGCCTCGAGGACCGCGACGTCGTCGCAGACACGGCGGACCACGCCGGCGTCGGGAGTGGTGAGCAACACGGTGACCCCGAGCTCGGCACGCGCCCGGTCGAGCACGGTCAGGACCGCGCCGGACTCCTCGGGCTGCACACCCGCGGTCGGGTCGTCGGCCAGGAGCACGGACGGCCCGGCGGCGAGAGCCTTGGCGATGGCCACCCGGCGCAGCTGCCCCTCGGTCAGGTCGCCCGGCCGCTGGCCGGCCCTGGGACTGAGTCCGACCAGGTCGAGCAGGTTACCGACCCGGGTGCGGCGTTGCGGCCCGTCGAGGCCGAGCTGTTCGAGCGGCGAGGCGATGTTGCCGGCGATGGTGCGCTCGGCGAGCAATTCCGGTTTGGTGCTCACGACACCGACCTGACGGCGGATCTCGCGCAGCCGACGTCCGTCGAGGGTGCCGGTGTTGAGGCCGTCGAGCCGGACGACACCGCGGTCGGGGCGCTCCTGAAGGCCGATGCAACGAGCGAGGGTCGACTTGCCGGAGCCGGCCGGACCCACGACTCCGAAAAGCGAACCGGCTTGGATGTCCACGCTCACGTCGCGCAGGGCGACGACGGGATTTCCGTTGAGGGGAAAGGATTTGGACAGGTTTTCGACAGTGATCACGAAGGGCTCCATGCACATGGGGCGCTGCTTCTTTCGAGCGCGCCAACCGTCACCGAGTAGCCGTCCGGAACGGACGGATTCAGAGATAAGGGAAGAACTCAGGCAGTAACGGTGGAGCGTCGACACGCACTTACCGTGCGGCGACCTTCATCGACGACACGTCGCCTGGTCAGCAGGAGCGGGTGGGTGACCCTGTTCATTCGGCACAGCCTCCATCGGTCCTGGCTGTAGCACCTGCCCTGTGGAGGGTGGTTGCTGCGACGTCGGCGAGCCAGGTCTCTCAGTCGCTCGGGATGGCTCACTGAGTAAAACCGATCCCACTGGATGAAAGCAAGCACGTAGGCGCAGATCACACGTCTGGTCGCGTCCACAATACAGGAACAGTAGTTCATATCATGAGACGCAGAGAGGTGCTCCCGAACTATGGCAGGCGTGCTGCCTGCCAAGACGGCTTTGACTCGGGTAGATCGAGAAGAGGATTTACGCAGCCGTGCTTACCTTGACGAACCCGCGTCCACACCGTGCCGGCCACCCCGGCCGCGGTCGGTCAGACGGCCGCGGCGGCGATCCGAGCGAACTGGTGGACATCCAGCTGCTCGCCGCGGGTCTTGGGGTCGATCCCCGCCTTCTCGAGCAACTCCTCCGCGCGTTCGGCGGAACCGGCCCATGACGCCAATGCGGCACGCAAGGTCTTCCGCCGTTGCGAGAAGGCGGCGTCCACCACCGCGAACAGCCGCTGTCGGTCGACGGACCACACCACTTCACCCCGTTCGAACGCGACCAGGGCGGAGTCCACATTCGGAACCGGCCAGAACACGGTGCGAGGCACCGCGGCGACCTTCCGCGCCTTCCCGTACCACGCGAGTTTGACGCTGGGCACGCCGTAGGTCCGGCTCCCCGGGCCCGCCGCCATTCGGTCCGCGACCTCGGTCTGGACCATTACGAGGCCGCTGGTCAACGACGGCAGCTCGGCGAGCAGGTGAAGCACGACGGGGACCGCGACGTTGTACGGCAAGTTCGCGACGAGCGCGGTCGGCCGTGCGGGGAGATCGTCCGCTGTGATCCGTAAAGCGTCCGCGCCGACGACCTTCAGCCTTTCGGCCCCGCCTCGTTCGGCGACGGTGTTTGGCAGTCGCTTCGCCAACACGGGATCGATCTCCACCGCGACGACCTCGGCACCGGTCGCGAGCAGCCCGAGGGTCAGCGAGCCGAGGCCCGGCCCGACTTCCAGCACGACGTCCCCTTCGCCGATCCCGGAAAGGTCGACGATGCGGCGCACGGTGTTGGGATCGTGCACGAAGTTCTGGCCGAGCTTCTTGGTCGGACGTACGTCCAGCTCGGCCGCAAGCGCCCTGATCTCCGCAGGGCCGAGCAGTTCAGTCACCCGACGATCGTAGTCAGCCGCGGTAAGCCACGATTGGCCGGTGGACGACGTCGTACTCGAAGGTGAGAAAGTCCGGCTGCGCGACTGGGGGCCATCCGATCTCCGATCGCTCGAGGACCTGCTCGATCCCGCGCGGCCTTGGCACCAGACCAACGGGCCCTACTTCGGCGCCCCGACCGCGGCGGCCGCCGAAGCCACGGCGATCGAGCTCACCACAACCACAGCCGAACGGCCCGACCCCCGCGCCAGCCTCGCCGTGTGCGACCAGAGTGACGGCAAGTTGATCGGCCGAGTCAGCTGGTATTGGGAAAGCAGGCAGACCGACTGGCGGCGGATGGGACTGGTCATCTACGACGAGCGGTACTGGGGCGGCGGATTCGGCACCGAAGCCTTGGGACTGTGGACGACTTACCTGTTCTCCCGCACCGACGCACTGCGGCTCGACTTCGCGACGTACTCGGGCAATCCGGGAATGATCGCAGTCGGACGACGGCTGGGTTTCAGCGAAGAAGGCCGGTTCCGACGTGCTCGACGCTGGCCCGGCGGCGTGCACGACGCCGTCGTCTACGGGGTGCTCCGCGAGGAGTGGGAACAGCTGAACCTCTCAGGCAGGCGGCCGACGTGATCCCGCCTCCACCAACCTTGTGGGGTCTTCGAACTGACACGCGTCCCACTCCAGGGTGATACCCGCAGGTCGGCGCACCCGGAGGGTAATGATCATCCACCCGATCGATACCGTGCATTCGTTCGAATTTGCCTCGACAATCGAGGGATGACCAGTACAAACACTTCCCAGGCCTTCCCGCTCAACCTGCCGGAAGGCGACGCCGAACTGCTTCTCGACGAGTTGCAGACACGGCTACGCGAAGGGCGACGTCTGATCGCCGAAGTCGGCCAGATCCTGGCCGAGATCGAGTCACGCGGTGTCCGTGACCTTTACGGATACAACTCGATCGCCGTCTTCTACGAACATGTGGCTCGGGTGCCTCGAGCGGAGGCCCAGAAGGTGACCGCTCGAGCGCTCGCGCTCAACTCGAGACGGGCGCGCGACGGTACGTCGATCGACCCCGTCGCGCCTTTGACCGGTATCGCGGCCTCCGCCGGTGCGCTGGCCGAGGCCGGCATCGACCGGATCGTCACCGTCATGAAACGACTGCCCGACCACGTCACCGCAAGCACGCGGCATGAGGCCGAGAAGGGTCTCGTCGAGCTCGCCGGCGTCGCCAGACCGCGCGACGTCACGGTGGCGGGGACGGAGTTGCTCGCGCGCTTAGACCCGGACGGGAATCCCAAAGAGGATCCCGGTCCCAAGCTTCAGCGAAGCGAGTTCTGGTTGCGGCAGAAACGCACCGGTCGTTGGGATCTGCGTGGCAATCTCGATCCCGAGACAGGCGCCCGCCTGAACGCGCTCATGGTGCCGCGGGCGTATCCGGCTCCGAACGGAGAAGCCGACGACCGCACGCCTGCGGAGAGACGCGGTGACGCTCTCTCGGAGATCGTCGATCTCGCGGAAAGCAGCCCGGATATCCCGTTGCCTCGACAGACGTCGGAGCGGGTCACCGAGGAGTCTCCACTCGCGGAGCCGGTCGGGACACCCGCGAACCGTCCTAAACCGTCCCAGGCACGGTCTCAGGGCTTCCCAAGCCCACACCGTGGCGACGGAGCCGCGCGACCGGGTAATCCGGCCGAACGATCTCGGAACGTGGCCCATATACGGCCTTCGCGATGGTGGACACGGCTGTCGAGACCAAGATCCGGAGGCGCTACGCCGCCACAGGAGCCCTTAACGGCCTGAAGACCACCTTGCGGACGGAACCCACACGATGGCCTTCAGGAAAAGGGAACTATTCGGCGATCAGGCCTTCTTGCCACAGTGCGGCCAAGCGCCGTAGCCACCGCGGTCGTCGCGGAGCTTTTCGGCGACAGCGATCTGCTGGGCCTTGCTGGCCTGGTGCGGGTACGCGGCGTACTTATCGCCACCGTAGGCGTCCCAGGTGCTCTTGTTGAACTGGAGGCCACCGTAGTAGCCGTTGCCGGTGTTGGCGGACCAGTTGCCGGTCGACTCGCACTGCGCGATGCGGTCCCACGCGCCGGCGTCCCCGATGACCGGATCAGCGGGCTTCTTCGTACCGATCTTGACGATCTTGGGCTTGGCCTCGGTGAGGACCTCTTCCGAGACCTTCTCGCGGCCGACCTCTTTGCCGTTGCGGTTGGTGACCTTGTAGGTCACGGTCTTCTGGCCCGGGGTGCCCGGTTCTTCGACCTTGGTCTTGCCCTTTTCGAGCTCCGGGTCGTCGACCTTCTGCTCGGGCGGAGCGATTTCCTCGTTCTGCTTGACCATGGTGACACCGGTCCGGCTGATGTGGACCTCGGCGCCGTCGACCAGCTTGACGTCGAGGCCGCCGACGGCCTCGTCGTCCGGGCCGAGGGTCATCCGGAGCTCACCGAGGAATTCCTTGGTGGTGATCGAGTTGGTCTGAACCTTGCGCGGCTCGTTCGCGCCGTCGAAGACCGTGACGTTCTTGAGGGTCTTGACCTCCACGGTGGCGCCCTCGAGCGGCAGCTCACCGTTCTGCGGGAGCGACGTCCAGGTGCCTGCCTTGGCGAGATCGGCACGGCCAAGCTGGTTCAGCGCTTCGCCGAGGTTGGTCGCGCGGACCCAGGACTCCTGCTGCGGTGAGCCGTCGACGATCAGGTTGAGCTTGCGGCCGCGCTCCAGCTTGATGACACCGCCGTCGCCCACCTCGGCCTGAGGCGAGGGCGAGAGCGAGTCGTGCGCGCCGACCGAAAGGCCGGCGTCTTCGAGGACCTCACCGACCGTGTCGCCGAAGCTGTGGATGGTCTGCTGCTTACCGTCGATGTCGAGCGTGACGCTCTTGTTCATCGCCATCGCGGCCGCGCCGCCACCGCCGAGGGTGAGCAGCACCGCCATGACGGTTCCCTTGAGGAACCGCTTCTTCCAGACGCGGGTCGCGCTCGAAATGACCTCGTCCTTGGTCGCCGCCTTCATCGGCGCGCCCGCGGTGCGGTCTTCGGCCACCTCGTCCGGAATGACGATCGGCGGGAGCATGGTGGTCTCGGCGCTGATCAGGCGGATCAGCTCGTCGACGTCGACGTCGATCTCGGCCATCAAGGTGTCGGCGTCGGGGCCGAGCGCGGCCAGGACGTCCTGGTGCGTGATGCGCGGATCGTCGGAGTAGTCCAGCTCGCCGTACTGAGTGTCGCGGTCGAGCACGGCAACCGAACCGGCGGAAGCGAAGGTGTTCGTCTCTGCGCCGAGGCGCGAGCCATCCTGCCTACTGCTACCAGTCACTGGGTCGTTCCCTTTCCCAAGACGTCGAGGAGCTCGACAACCACTCCACTACGTCCTTCGTCTCGATGCGCACTTCGGCACACCTCTAGAAGTCCGACACCCGCAGCCAGCGCCATCGTCACGGTTCCAGGCCGTACCTCTCCTGGTTCCGCTTCCCCGACGTGCACTGACGTGACTGTGGGCGTAACAGCCGGAAACCGCATGAGCGGATACCGACCGGCACGATCACGGGACAGTAACGAACCTCGTCGGGTTGCGCAAACACCGCCCGGAGTGTCGTGACGTTGGTCACTCATCAGAGTGGACCATTGTTGATCACTGATGTCGCAATCCGTTCAACCGGTGGTGACTGTCGGCAAACCGAAGACCCGCTCAGCGGTCGTTCGCACCGATTCGGCCACCTCGTGCACCGCCTCGCCTCTGAGCGCGGCCAGGTGCCGGACCGTGTAGGCGGCGCAGTAGGGCTCGTTCGGTCGCCCACGGAAGGGATGCGGGGTCAGGAACGGCGCGTCCGTTTCGACGAGGTACCGGTCCGCCGGCACGATTCGTGCCGCCTCGTGGAGCCCGCGGGCGTTGCGGAAACTGACCGTTCCCGCGAACGAGAGGACATATCCCGCGTCGACGCACCGGCGCGCGATGTGCTCGTCCCCCGAGAAACAGTGGAAGACGACCTGGTCGGGCGCTCCCTCCTCCTCGAGGATCCGGAGCACGTCGTCGTGAGCGTCTCGATCGTGGATCATCAGCGGCTTGCCGATCCGCTTGGCAAGATCGATGTGCCATCGGAAGGCGTCCTGTTGAGCGTCGTGGGGCGAGTAGTCCCAGTAGTAGTCGAGGCCGGTCTCACCGACCGCGACCACTCTGGACTCCTTCGCGAGACTCTCCACTTCGGATTTCTCGGCCTCGCCGAATTCCTTGGTACGCGTGGGATGGATCGCCACGGCCGCCCAGACCCGGGTGTCCCAAGTGGACGCCTGCGCGGCCCAACGAGCGGAGGCGAGATCGTCCGCGACGGTGATCAACCGCGAAACACCGGCGCGTTCGGCGCGGTCGACCATGGCCGTCACATCTGCCGCGGTGACCGCGCCGCACGCGTCGAGGTGGGTATGCGCGTCCACCACCGATACCGGCAACCTGTCCGGGATCGGCGGTGGCTCCTTCTTCTCCGCACCCATCAGCTGATCATTTCGAGATCGGCGCCCACTCGGGCCCGGTCTCGCCGAGCTCCGGGTCCAGCTTGGCGAACAACGGCGTCGGCTTCTCGAGCGGCTTGCCGACTTCGATCGGCACGGACTTCCAGCGTGCCTGCTCTGCCTGGTAGTCCCCGGTGATGATGGGGTTGATCCGGCCGGGAATGTCGAGATCCTCGACTTCCTGCAGTTCGGGCTGGGCCGCCCAGACACCGCTGCCGCCGAGTGCCTCGTGCACCTTCTGCGCCGAGTGGGGCAGGAAAGGGGTCAGCAACGTGTTGGCGTCCGAGACGACTTGCAGGGCGGTGTGCAGGACACTGTCACGGCGAGCCGGATCGTCCTTGAGCTTCCAGGGTTCCTGGTCCGAGAGGTACCGGTTCGCGGCGGTGACGACACGCATGGCCTCGCTGGCCGCCGCCTTGAACCGGGACCGCTGGAGGTGGGCACCGGCGGTGTCGAACGCCTTGCGGGAGAGTTCCTTGAGCTCCTCGTCGGCGGCCGCGGGGGCGTCGGGACGCGGAATGGCTCCGACGTTCTTGTGGGCCATGGAGATGGACCGGTTGACGAGGTTGCCCCACTCGTTGGCCAGCTCGAAGTTGGTCCGTCGGACGAATTCGTCCCAGGTGAAGTCGGTGTCCTGGGTCTCGGGACCCGCGACCGAGATGAAGTACCGAAGCGTGTCCGGCCCGAAGTCGCGCAGGAAGTCGTGGACGTAGATGACGGTGCCGCGCGAGGTGGAGAACTTCGAGCCGCTCATCGTGAGGAACTCGCTGGACACGATCTCGTCCGGCAGATGCAGTTTGCCGTACTTGCCGGCCACACCGCCGCGATCACCCTCACCGTTGTGGCCGAAGAGCAGGGCGGGCCAGATCTGGGCGTGGAAGGTGATGTTGTCCTTGCCCATGAAGTAGTAGGAGCGCGCGTCCGGGTTGTTCCACCACTCCTGCCAGGCGTCCGGGTTGCCGGACCGGCGCGCCCACTCGACGCTCGCGGAGAAGTAGCCGATGACCGCGTCGAACCAGACGTAGAAGCGCTTGAGTGGCTGGTCGCGCCAGTCGTCCAGCGGAATCTTCACCCCCCAGTCGAGATCACGGGTGATCGGCCGCGGCCGCATGTCGTCGATCAGGTTCTTGGTGAAGTTGAGGACGTTCGGGCGCCAGTCGGTCTTGCTGGACAGCCACGTACCCAAGGTTTCGACGAACGCCGTCAGGTCGAGGAAGTAGTGCTCGGTTTCGACGAATTTCGGCGTTTCCCCGTTGATCCGCGACTTCGGGTTGATCAGCTCGGCGGCGTCGAGCTGGTTGCCGCAGTTGTCGCACTGGTCACCGCGCGCGCCGTCGTAACCGCAGATCGGGCAGGTGCCCTCGATGTACCGGTCGGGCAGGGTGCGGCCGGTCGAAGGGCTGATGGCGCCACGGGTCGTCTTGGGGACGACATAGCCGTTGCGGTGCAGCGCGAGGAAGATCTGCTGCGTGACGTCGGCGTGGTTGCCCGTGGTGGTGCGGGTGAACAGGTCGTAGGTGAGACCTAGCCCCTGCAGGTCCTGACCGATCTGACGGGTGTACTTGTCGGCCGTCTGCTGGGAGGTCATGCTTTCTTTGTCGGCCTGGACGGTGATCGGGGTGCCGTGTTCGTCGGTACCGGACACCATGAGCACCCGATTGCCGGCCATTCGCTGGTAGCGGGAGAAGACGTCGGACGGGACGCCGAATCCGGACACGTGGCCGATGTGGCGGGGGCCGTTGGCGTAGGGCCAGGCCACCGCAGTCAACACTGGGGTGCTCATGCTTGTTTAGCCTACGGACGTCGTCCAAGGCATTGTTGTCCGGGAGAGGATCGGAGGCCTCGGTGTCCGCCACGCGTCTGCTGGTGCTGGGTGTCGTGCGCATGTACGGGAAGGCCCACGGCTACCAGGTCCGGCGCGAACTTCTCTCGTGGGCGGCCGACAAGTGGGGCAATGTCCAGCCGGGTTCGATCTATCACGCGTTGAAGAAGATGACCTCCGAGGGTCTCCTGGCACAGGTCGAGGACGCTGAGGCGGGTAGCGGGCCCGATCGGACCGCGTACAGGTTGACCGAGGACGGCGAGACCGAATTCCTCGTGCAGCTCGGCAGAGCGCTGTCGAGCGACGACGCGACCGGGTACTCGCTGTCGGCGGCGGTCACGTTCATGCCGACGTTGCCCCGCGCACAGGTTCTGACTCTGCTGAAACTGCAGCTGGCGAATATGGAAGCGCACGCCCAGTCGACTCATTACGCCCGTGAGCATGCCGTCGATCTGGGAAAACCTCCTCATGTGAGCGAGCTGTACCGCTTGTGGAGCGCGCACGCGGAAGCGAACGTGACGTGGATGCGTGAGCTGATCGGCCGTCTCGAAGCCGGCGAGTACGTGATGGCGGGCGAAGGCGACGACGAACCGGTGTTCGGCGCACCGCCCAAGTAATCAAATTTGACTATGAAACGACTCCTGAGGCACAGTACGTCCGACAACTAGTCAAACTTGACTAGTCGAGCATCGGAAAGGGGTAGACATGATCAAGGCACGCGGCCTTGAGCGGTGGTTCCGCCGCAAGGGCCGCAATGGGGGCGAGGTCCACGCCGTCAAAGGCGTCGATCTCGACGTGTCGGCCGGAGAACTGGTCGGCTTCCTCGGACCGAACGGCGCCGGCAAGACGACCACCCTGCGCATGCTGACGACGCTCCTCAAGCCCACCGCGGGTGAAGCGACGGTCGGTGGCTGCGACCTGCTCACCGACCCGCTCGGGGTACGCCGTCGAATCGGCTACGTCGCCCAAGGCGGCGGCACCGCGCCGGCGAGCAAGGTCGTCGAGGAGATCGAGTTCCAGGGCAGGCTGTACCGGATGAGCAAGGCGGACGCGCTCGCGCGCGGGGCCGTCCTCGCCGAACAACTGGACTTGGCCGGACTCGACCAGCGCACCACCGCGACCCTGTCGGGCGGGCAGCGCCGTCGGCTCGACATCGCGCTCGGGCTCATTCACTCGCCTGGTCTCGTCTTCCTCGACGAGCCGTCGACGGGACTCGACCCGCAGAGCCGGGCGAACCTGTGGGACCACATCCGCAGACTGCGCGACGAACAGGGAGTCACGGTCTTTCTGACGACGCACTACCTGGACGAGGCCGACGCGCTCTCGGACCGGTTGATCGTCATCGACGACGGGAAGATCGTCGCCGAAGGAACGCCGGACTCGCTGAAGGCGAGAGTTTCCGGCGACAGTGTCGTGATCGGTGTCTCACCGGAATCGGTGGCGGAGACCGCGGAGGTCGCGGGCCGCCTCGAC encodes the following:
- the metG gene encoding methionine--tRNA ligase; translated protein: MSTPVLTAVAWPYANGPRHIGHVSGFGVPSDVFSRYQRMAGNRVLMVSGTDEHGTPITVQADKESMTSQQTADKYTRQIGQDLQGLGLTYDLFTRTTTGNHADVTQQIFLALHRNGYVVPKTTRGAISPSTGRTLPDRYIEGTCPICGYDGARGDQCDNCGNQLDAAELINPKSRINGETPKFVETEHYFLDLTAFVETLGTWLSSKTDWRPNVLNFTKNLIDDMRPRPITRDLDWGVKIPLDDWRDQPLKRFYVWFDAVIGYFSASVEWARRSGNPDAWQEWWNNPDARSYYFMGKDNITFHAQIWPALLFGHNGEGDRGGVAGKYGKLHLPDEIVSSEFLTMSGSKFSTSRGTVIYVHDFLRDFGPDTLRYFISVAGPETQDTDFTWDEFVRRTNFELANEWGNLVNRSISMAHKNVGAIPRPDAPAAADEELKELSRKAFDTAGAHLQRSRFKAAASEAMRVVTAANRYLSDQEPWKLKDDPARRDSVLHTALQVVSDANTLLTPFLPHSAQKVHEALGGSGVWAAQPELQEVEDLDIPGRINPIITGDYQAEQARWKSVPIEVGKPLEKPTPLFAKLDPELGETGPEWAPISK
- a CDS encoding PadR family transcriptional regulator, with translation MSATRLLVLGVVRMYGKAHGYQVRRELLSWAADKWGNVQPGSIYHALKKMTSEGLLAQVEDAEAGSGPDRTAYRLTEDGETEFLVQLGRALSSDDATGYSLSAAVTFMPTLPRAQVLTLLKLQLANMEAHAQSTHYAREHAVDLGKPPHVSELYRLWSAHAEANVTWMRELIGRLEAGEYVMAGEGDDEPVFGAPPK
- a CDS encoding ATP-binding cassette domain-containing protein codes for the protein MIKARGLERWFRRKGRNGGEVHAVKGVDLDVSAGELVGFLGPNGAGKTTTLRMLTTLLKPTAGEATVGGCDLLTDPLGVRRRIGYVAQGGGTAPASKVVEEIEFQGRLYRMSKADALARGAVLAEQLDLAGLDQRTTATLSGGQRRRLDIALGLIHSPGLVFLDEPSTGLDPQSRANLWDHIRRLRDEQGVTVFLTTHYLDEADALSDRLIVIDDGKIVAEGTPDSLKARVSGDSVVIGVSPESVAETAEVAGRLDGAHELTVTDGIVRFRVPRGDTAMPELLRALDARGVAMTSMQVHRPTLDDVFLTLTGRSLRDAEEGAPVDDAEEKEATHVA